Proteins from a genomic interval of Dermacentor variabilis isolate Ectoservices chromosome 8, ASM5094787v1, whole genome shotgun sequence:
- the LOC142589779 gene encoding uncharacterized protein LOC142589779, which produces MAAQSTCGYSSEKCLAHLLPLNIFLLPVEGERDLLAAHGGGSSLSNYRRVWPSRQGKYCWRRHEVFKECVGTGCEEGTCWKPTIGPRCFRNCKSGCYCGKGYYRNHRDQCVTWTTCLKQMYPWAYEYYAFDQTRGGH; this is translated from the exons ATGGCTGCTCAAAGCACGTGTGGGTACAGTTCAGAGAAATGCTTGGCGCATCTATTACCACTCAATAT TTTCTTGTTGCCTGTGGAAGGAGAAAGAGACCTGCTCGCAGCGCACGGAGGTGGTAGCAGCCTCTCGAACTACAGGAGAGTCTGGCCGTCGCGTCAAGGGAAGT ACTGCTGGAGGCGACACGAAGTGTTTAAGGAATGCGTCGGCACTGGATGCGAAGAGGGCACCTGTTGGAAACCTACAATCGGCCCTAGGTGCTTTAGAAACTGCAAGAGCGGATGCTACTGCGGAAAAGGCTATTACAGGAACCACAGAGACCAATGTGTTACTTGGACAACGTGCCTTAAGCAGATGTATCCTTGGGCCTACGAATACTATGCATTTGACCAAACCCGTGGCGGTCACTGA
- the LOC142590925 gene encoding uncharacterized protein LOC142590925, with amino-acid sequence MAEDTRGAPKYVPQSKNDRGSIPARSSSTDQRGRPGSEREGSSKDKTDSGHAPADAKKPGFPDAAPARSKSDPQETVSRSSPGVALSSSNTQSKTLSSPYYELGSNSGLTSGSPYGISETERLLAELTVLRGRKMPLDESQLPVSPMLERGPTASKGRRVSIDMLPTIGLISPRSALRTPEPRATSASQDAPTAPPTDLAKPALTTGPKEAERKASVSSIRSALSSRRKVSTDSQKRAVVYPPVLKVRGSSAATRTEGTAEPGTSLPPDQTSGRKEETRQRNK; translated from the exons ATGGCCGAAGATACCAGGGGTGCGCCAAAATATGTTCCCCAGTCGAAGAACGATCGTGGAAGCATTCCCGCGAGATCCTCCTCGACCGACCAACGTGGTCGACCGGGTTCGGAACGCGAAGGCAGCAGCAAGGACAAAACCGATAGTGGGCATGCTCCTGCTGACGCCAAAAAGCCGG GCTTTCCCGATGCTGCGCCTGCTAGAAGCAAATCTGATCCGCAGGAGACCGTCTCCAGGAGTTCACCCGGCGTTGCTTTATCGTCGAGCAACACGCAATCCAAGACACTCAGCAGCCCTTACTACGAATTGGGGTCAAATTCTGGGCTGACCTCAGGGTCACCGTACGGTATTTCTGAGACTGAACGACTT CTGGCCGAGCTGACAGTGCTCAGGGGTCGCAAGATGCCCCTGGACGAGAGCCAGCTTCCAGTGAGCCCCATGCTGGAGCGAGGGCCCACGGCCTCCAAGGGACGGAGGGTGTCCATCGACATGCTACCCACCATCGGCCTCATCTCTCCTCGGAGCGCGCTTCGTACGCCCGAACCTAGAGCGACGTCGGCGAGTCAAGATGCACCTACCGCCC CACCGACGGATCTTGCGAAACCAGCGCTGACGACGGGGCCCAAGGAGGCTGAGCGCAAAGCGTCGGTATCCAGTATACGCTCGGCACTGTCGAGTCGACGCAAGGTGTCCACGGACTCGCAGAAGCGAGCGGTGGTCTACCCGCCCGTGCTGAAGGTGCGCGGGTCCTCCGCTGCCACTAGAACCGAGGGAACTGCAGAACCAGGGACCAGCTTGCCACCGGACCAAACAT ccggaagaaaagaagaaacaagacaaCGCAATAAATAA
- the LOC142591312 gene encoding endothelin-converting enzyme 2-like, with protein MFPSLLACAVELDEPFRTRLTRFRTARNRTTARGPHQCCFPFFQQNVPQEQISVGVGKRTVSKSGLACVVCIFVLVLAPLTMLIANHLMRPPFVSDRAACGSDDCVRHARQILRTLNASADPCLGFHAYVCGSGARSDDGAEARPDDGWRETDEGIGSLDEIDPAWRLARLYANQVNNILGNLQQLLTVKNTSDATLKAFSALSLCLQKERNQQAMSFAMFMKDRNLPWPLHASRSVGLVNVVDVLLDLSINWRASIWVDVRLWHLKTQTLSGPVVVIDEPGHVPLIRMEQVSTLNDVEYASAVERTAQFIVRFKNGSGSVTRGASFNHAVEIEQLKRDETDIREAVLSTESGEDSYDTLVPLQMMRLTMNFTLENWVDLLRKYLAPAGLNVTIDTAVLILNTRQFKTLTRLMGNIPAPRLLNALGWMFAYSYSWVANSEFESFSTQGGLTSGGTSEYGLLAHVLCFVAVHESFGIALEQALFLNHLPRHERLKVTKIVNATARGLIEAVRASRGVSNTTKADAEAKISLVLSRELWPPQPFLNLHDLDALYVGFPSVRAQDFYASWRETRAALRTALPDHYHGTLMTAKLRGYAEDILYIYSLNIILLDLPSVFPPKYLRYGNSVMALAGLGFQFLRQLVKAVDERGRLLDYATGDKITWWEEKRTCKIKTAVSTKERREIKDLFALELALATAEKVAEADGLPLRLKFLENLSPVQTFYVSYCSNFCGARGEQEMCDLAMKSSEFVDAFACVWRGADLGCLFV; from the exons ATGTTTCCTTCCTTATTAGCATGCGCTGTAGAGCTTGACGAACCGTTCAG aaCACGGCTCACACGTTTCCGCACGGCTCGAAACCGAACGACCGCGCGAGGACCTCACCAGTGCTGCTTCCCCTTCTTTCAGCAAAACGTCCCGCAGGAGCAGATCTCGGTAGGCGTCGGCAAGCGCACCGTCTCCAAGTCCGGGCTGGCCTGCGTCGTGTGCATCTTCGTGCTGGTGTTGGCCCCGCTGACGATGCTCATCGCGAACCACCTGATGAGGCCGCCGTTCGTCAGCGACCGCGCTGCGTGCGGCAGCGACGATTGCGTCCGCCACGCCCGGCAGATCCTGCGCACCCTCAACGCGTCGGCCGATCCCTGCCTGGGCTTCCACGCGTACGTGTGCGGCAGCGGCGCGCGCTCGGACGACGGCGCAGAGGCGCGACCCGACGACGGCTGGAGGGAGACCGACGAGGGAATCGGCAGCCTCGACGAAATCGACCCTGCCTGGAG GTTGGCCCGGCTCTACGCCAATCAAGTGAACAACATCCTTGGCAATCTTCAGCAGCTGCTTACCGTAAAGAACACTTCCGACGCTACGCTGAAGGCATTTTCAGCTCTCTCACTATGCCTGCAGAAAGAACGCAATCAGCAAGCCATGTCCTTCGCGATGTTTATGAAAGATAGAAATCTTCCGTGGCCACTACACGCCTCGCGATCTGTTGGGCTTGTCAATGTGGTCGACGTTCTCCTGGACTTGAGCATCAACTGGAGGGCGTCAATTTGGGTTGACGTGCGGCTATGGCACCTGAAAACGCAAACCCTTAGCGGCCCCGTGGTAGTAATCGACGAGCCCGGGCACGTGCCTTTGATTCGAATGGAACAAGTCAGCACGCTAAACGATGTGGAGTACGCGAGTGCGGTTGAAAGAACAGCGCAGTTCATCGTGCGCTTCAAGAACGGCAGTGGTAGCGTTACTCGAGGTGCGTCATTTAATCACGCCGTAGAGATAGAGCAACTGAAACGCGATGAAACTGATATTCGCGAAGCTGTCTTGTCCACGGAAAGCGGAGAAGACTCGTACGACACGCTCGTCCCCCTGCAAATGATGCGGTTGACGATGAATTTCACGCTAGAGAACTGGGTTGATCTGCTCAGGAAGTACTTGGCGCCCGCAGGACTGAACGTTACGATCGACACGGCTGTACTTATACTTAACACCCGGCAGTTCAAAACCCTCACTAGGCTGATGGGAAACATTCCAGCGCCAAGGTTGCTGAATGCCCTGGGGTGGATGTTTGCGTACTCCTACTCCTGGGTAGCAAACTCCGAATTTGAATCGTTCAGCACTCAAGGTGGTCTAACCAGCGGCGGCACGTCAGAGTATGGTTTGTTGGCGCACGTCCTCTGTTTCGTTGCGGTTCACGAGTCCTTCGGCATAGCGCTAGAGCAGGCACTGTTCCTGAACCACCTACCACGCCATGAGCGTCTTAAGGTGACCAAGATAGTGAACGCAACCGCTCGCGGTCTTATCGAAGCAGTGCGCGCATCTCGGGGTGTCTCGAACACGACGAAGGCCGACGCAGAGGCAAAGATTTCTCTCGTCTTATCTCGAGAGTTGTGGCCGCCCCAGCCTTTCCTCAATCTCCACGACTTAGATGCCCTCTACGTAGGCTTCCCATCAGTGCGTGCCCAGGACTTCTACGCGTCTTGGCGTGAGACGCGAGCGGCTCTGAGGACTGCGTTGCCCGATCACTACCACGGGACCCTGATGACGGCTAAGTTGAGGGGCTACGCGGAGGATATTCTCTACATCTACTCGTTAAACATCATCCTACTCGACCTGCCGTCCGTGTTTCCGCCGAAGTACCTCAGGTACGGCAACTCGGTCATGGCGCTCGCAGGTTTGGGCTTCCAGTTTCTCCGGCAGCTGGTGAAAGCTGTGGACGAGCGGGGAAGGCTGCTGGACTATGCCACAGGAGACAAGATCACTTGGTGGGAGGAGAAAAGGACGTGCAAGATTAAGACGGCGGTGTCGACAAAGGAGAGGCGAGAAATCAAAGACCTCTTCGCCCTTGAATTAGCCTTGGCGACGGCGGAGAAGGTCGCGGAGGCGGACGGTTTGCCTCTGAGGCTGAAATTTCTGGAGAACCTGTCGCCCGTGCAAACGTTTTACGTGAGCTATTGCAGCAACTTTTGTGGGGCTCGCGGAGAGCAAGAGATGTGCGACTTGGCGATGAAGTCTTCGGAATTTGTGGACGCCTTCGCCTGTGTCTGGCGTGGTGCAGATCTCGGGTGCCTTTTTGTATAA
- the LOC142589780 gene encoding uncharacterized protein LOC142589780, with protein sequence MDYGGEHNWDVPQALLRDQEARNYAGCQARQEDVAHLVKSTRNARAAFVASTGARTFINFIREYAPLTASPGASAFGLSSETTTGVACLFGSATPTDVPLGLGIVSPAPRAKRREGSLATLVQQLRLITWLHRLEHSLATGV encoded by the exons ATGGACTACGGTGGGGAACACAACTGGGACGTTCCACAAGCGCTGCTTCGGGATCAAGAAGCTCGGAACTACGCTGGCTGCCAGGCAAGACAGGAAGAC GTTGCCCACTTGGTCAAGTCTACAAGAAATGCGCGAGCAGCGTTTGTGGCGAGTACAGGTGCCAGGACCTTTATAAATTTCATCAGAGAGTATGCACCGCTGACTGCCAGTCCAGGTGCTTCTGCATTTGGCCTTTCTTCAGAAACAACGACGGGCGTTGCGTGCCTGTTTGGCAGTGCTACACCTACAGACGTTCCTCTTGGTCTGGGAATCGTCAGTCCGGCGCCTCGGGCCAAGCGGCGGGAGGGCAGTCTGGCAACTTTGGTTCAGCAACTGCGCCTGATTACATGGCTGCATCGTCTGGAACACAGTCTGGCAACTGGGGTCTAG